The following proteins come from a genomic window of Kocuria palustris:
- a CDS encoding MFS transporter, translating into MNTQTVHGPTRTERLDRLPFNGRHRRLLGASGIGWALDAMDVGLISFVIAALAQQWGLDAQTRSWIISAGFLGMALGASLGGLLADRIGRRAVFSLTLLVYGLATGASALAMSVTALIILRFLVGLGLGSELPVASTLVSEFAPRRIRGRVVVWLEAFWALGWIAAAAIGYFVVAASDSGWRWALALGAVPALYALVVRFGLPESVRFLESRGRYDEAERVVRDFETGGGRREGSDHDDAAAVEAARDEAEIRSAERPAAAIDSARVEAPADPSLQGQPEQGQPSSIFAAGLRRRTLALWTVWFCLNLAYYGAFTWIPSLLVEQGYSLVRSFGFTLIITLAQLPGYAMAAWLIEVLGRRVTLVVFLAGSAASAIGFGLADSEAAVIAAGCCLSFFNLGAWGTLYAIGPELYPTSLRGTGTGLAAGVGRIASIAAPLIVPVLFVAGGMPVVFGVFSAAFAIAAIAGLLLPEMKGRLIG; encoded by the coding sequence GTGAACACGCAGACCGTCCATGGCCCCACGCGCACCGAGCGCCTCGACCGGCTGCCCTTCAACGGGCGGCATCGCCGGCTGCTCGGGGCCTCCGGCATCGGCTGGGCGCTGGATGCCATGGACGTGGGCCTGATCTCCTTCGTGATCGCCGCCCTGGCGCAGCAGTGGGGCCTCGACGCGCAGACCCGGTCCTGGATCATCTCGGCGGGCTTCCTCGGCATGGCGCTGGGGGCCTCGCTGGGCGGTCTGCTCGCGGATCGGATCGGACGCCGAGCGGTGTTCAGCCTGACGCTGCTGGTCTACGGCCTGGCGACCGGGGCCAGCGCGCTGGCGATGTCGGTGACGGCGCTGATCATCCTGCGCTTCCTCGTGGGCCTCGGCCTGGGCTCGGAGCTGCCGGTGGCCTCCACGCTAGTGTCCGAGTTCGCGCCGCGGCGCATCCGCGGCCGCGTGGTCGTGTGGCTCGAGGCGTTCTGGGCGCTGGGCTGGATCGCCGCCGCGGCGATCGGGTACTTCGTGGTCGCGGCCTCGGACTCCGGCTGGCGCTGGGCCCTGGCTCTCGGGGCGGTGCCGGCCCTCTACGCCCTGGTGGTCCGATTCGGGCTGCCGGAGTCCGTGCGCTTCCTGGAATCGCGCGGTCGGTATGACGAGGCGGAGCGCGTCGTGCGCGACTTCGAGACCGGCGGCGGGCGCCGGGAGGGCTCCGACCACGACGACGCCGCGGCCGTCGAGGCGGCGCGCGATGAGGCCGAGATCCGGTCCGCCGAGCGGCCCGCAGCCGCGATCGACTCCGCGAGGGTCGAGGCACCGGCAGATCCGTCGCTGCAGGGACAGCCCGAGCAGGGGCAGCCGTCGTCGATCTTCGCCGCTGGGCTGCGACGGCGCACGCTCGCGCTGTGGACGGTGTGGTTCTGCCTCAACCTGGCCTACTACGGGGCTTTCACGTGGATCCCGTCGCTGCTGGTCGAGCAGGGCTACAGCCTGGTGCGCTCCTTCGGCTTCACGCTGATCATCACGCTCGCCCAGCTGCCCGGCTATGCCATGGCCGCGTGGCTGATCGAGGTCCTGGGACGGCGCGTGACGCTGGTGGTCTTCCTGGCGGGCTCGGCTGCTTCCGCCATCGGCTTCGGGCTGGCGGATTCGGAGGCCGCGGTGATCGCGGCCGGGTGCTGCCTGTCGTTCTTCAACCTCGGGGCCTGGGGCACGCTCTACGCGATCGGCCCCGAGCTCTACCCCACGTCCCTGCGCGGCACCGGCACCGGGCTGGCGGCAGGAGTGGGGCGCATCGCCTCGATCGCAGCGCCCCTGATCGTCCCCGTGCTGTTCGTCGCCGGCGGCATGCCGGTGGTCTTCGGGGTGTTCTCGGCGGCCTTCGCGATCGCGGCGATCGCCGGGCTCCTGCTCCCGGAGATGAAAGGGCGCCTGATCGGCTGA
- a CDS encoding enoyl-CoA hydratase/isomerase family protein: MTQNAASEPAPDSEAYVRTEVRDGTGIIVLDRPKALNALTARMYRDMLKALWAWRDDDAVTQVLVTTSAPRAFCSGGDIRQIRDAVLDDRFEDGVAAFTDEYSLDLVIAQYPKPYVAVMEGYTMGGGMGISVHGSHRIVTDTTVMCMPETAIGFFPDIGASWFLPRVSLLGRGPSLGVGRWMGLTGARISGPDALAIGLADNFVPESRLEAFKEAVVSDGVAAAVAEHSAGPGENDGIPEASLPERWDEIEELYGADTLGEILVKAPAEDLAGASPSSLVRTWELLERGAEAESLQECLERELALAADTIVSPDFAEGVRCTMIDKQDEPQWSPATVSEVDVEAIRRVLDQPGQLRTRP; the protein is encoded by the coding sequence ATGACGCAGAACGCAGCGAGCGAACCCGCCCCCGATTCCGAGGCCTACGTGCGCACCGAGGTGCGGGACGGCACCGGGATCATCGTCCTGGACCGCCCCAAGGCCCTCAATGCGCTCACGGCGCGCATGTACCGCGACATGCTAAAAGCCCTGTGGGCCTGGCGGGACGACGACGCCGTCACCCAGGTGCTCGTGACCACCTCCGCCCCGCGCGCCTTCTGCTCCGGCGGCGACATCCGGCAGATCCGCGACGCCGTGCTCGACGACCGCTTCGAGGACGGCGTGGCCGCCTTCACCGACGAGTACTCGCTCGACCTGGTGATCGCGCAGTACCCCAAGCCGTACGTCGCGGTCATGGAGGGCTACACGATGGGCGGCGGCATGGGCATCTCCGTGCACGGCTCGCACCGCATCGTCACCGACACGACCGTGATGTGCATGCCGGAGACGGCGATCGGATTCTTCCCGGACATCGGCGCCTCGTGGTTCCTGCCGCGGGTCTCGCTGCTGGGCCGCGGTCCGTCGCTGGGCGTGGGCCGCTGGATGGGCCTGACCGGCGCTCGGATCTCCGGGCCGGACGCGCTGGCGATCGGGCTGGCCGACAACTTCGTGCCTGAGTCGCGGCTCGAGGCCTTCAAGGAGGCCGTGGTCAGTGATGGCGTCGCCGCCGCCGTCGCCGAGCACTCGGCCGGCCCGGGGGAGAACGACGGCATCCCGGAGGCCTCGCTGCCCGAGCGCTGGGACGAGATCGAGGAGCTCTACGGTGCGGACACGCTGGGCGAGATCCTGGTCAAGGCCCCGGCCGAGGACCTGGCGGGGGCGTCGCCGTCGTCGCTGGTGCGCACGTGGGAGCTGCTGGAGCGCGGGGCGGAGGCCGAGTCGCTGCAGGAGTGCCTGGAGCGCGAGCTGGCGCTGGCCGCGGACACGATCGTCTCCCCGGACTTCGCCGAGGGCGTGCGCTGCACCATGATCGACAAGCAGGATGAGCCGCAGTGGTCGCCGGCCACGGTGAGCGAGGTCGATGTGGAGGCCATCCGCCGCGTGCTCGATCAGCCCGGACAGCTGCGCACCCGCCCCTAA
- a CDS encoding uracil-xanthine permease family protein, with translation MARAGLSWSLHGDGRNVAAGAVVHPQQRLSWPRTIGIGAQHVVAMFGATFLVPLITGFPPSTTLFFSGLGTILFLVITRGLVPSYLGSSFAFIAPISAAIGQYGPGGALGGVVMAGAALFLIGVIVQVAGTGWLSALMPPLVTGTIVALIGFNLAPAAKDNFMLAPITALVTLLAIILTSVLFRGILGRLSILVGVVIGYLTAVVRGEVDFSAISAAWEAEGLLGLPQFHAPEFHVSLIGLFVPVILVLVAENIGHVKSVALMTGQDLDPVLGRTIMSDGLATILAGSGGGSGTTTYAENIGVMAATKVYSTAAYWVAAIVALLLSFFPVFGAAIATVPPGVLGGAATVLYGMIGMLGVRIWVQNRVDFSHPVNLTTAAVAMIIGIADYTWDAFGIQFAGIALGTAATLVVFHGMRGIALWRGTAGGDPLTPDRASTPHDQASPLG, from the coding sequence CTGGCCAGGGCCGGGCTGAGCTGGTCGCTGCACGGCGACGGCCGCAACGTGGCCGCCGGCGCCGTCGTGCACCCGCAGCAGCGGCTGTCCTGGCCGCGCACCATCGGCATCGGCGCCCAGCACGTGGTGGCCATGTTCGGGGCGACCTTCCTGGTCCCGCTGATCACGGGCTTCCCGCCGTCGACCACCCTGTTCTTCTCCGGGCTGGGCACGATCCTGTTCCTGGTGATCACGCGCGGGCTGGTCCCGTCGTACCTGGGCTCGTCGTTCGCGTTCATCGCCCCGATCTCTGCGGCCATCGGCCAGTACGGCCCCGGCGGCGCGCTGGGCGGCGTGGTCATGGCGGGCGCCGCCCTGTTCCTGATCGGCGTGATCGTGCAGGTGGCCGGCACCGGCTGGCTCTCAGCGCTGATGCCCCCGCTGGTCACGGGCACGATCGTGGCGCTGATCGGCTTCAACCTGGCCCCTGCGGCCAAGGACAACTTCATGCTCGCGCCCATCACGGCGCTGGTGACCCTGCTGGCGATCATCCTCACGTCCGTGCTCTTCCGCGGGATCCTGGGCCGGCTGTCCATCCTGGTGGGCGTGGTGATCGGGTATCTCACGGCGGTGGTGCGCGGGGAGGTCGACTTCTCAGCGATCAGCGCCGCCTGGGAGGCCGAGGGCCTGCTGGGGCTGCCGCAGTTCCACGCCCCGGAGTTCCACGTCTCGCTGATCGGGCTGTTCGTGCCGGTGATCCTGGTGCTCGTGGCCGAGAACATCGGGCACGTGAAGTCGGTGGCCCTGATGACCGGTCAGGACCTGGATCCCGTGCTGGGGCGCACGATCATGTCCGATGGCCTCGCGACCATCCTGGCCGGCTCCGGCGGCGGCTCCGGCACCACCACGTACGCCGAGAACATCGGCGTCATGGCCGCGACCAAGGTCTACTCGACGGCCGCCTACTGGGTCGCGGCGATCGTGGCGCTGCTGCTGTCGTTCTTCCCGGTCTTCGGCGCCGCGATCGCCACGGTTCCGCCGGGCGTGCTGGGCGGTGCCGCCACGGTGCTCTACGGCATGATCGGCATGCTCGGCGTGCGCATCTGGGTGCAGAACCGCGTGGACTTCTCCCACCCGGTGAACCTGACGACGGCCGCCGTGGCCATGATCATCGGCATCGCCGACTACACGTGGGATGCGTTCGGGATCCAGTTCGCGGGCATCGCCCTGGGCACCGCGGCCACCCTGGTGGTCTTCCACGGCATGCGCGGGATCGCCCTGTGGCGCGGCACCGCCGGCGGCGATCCGCTCACCCCGGACCGCGCGAGCACCCCGCACGACCAGGCCTCCCCGCTCGGCTGA
- a CDS encoding LysE family translocator — protein sequence MELAQLPGLALIWMVAVAAPGPDMVLVLQQSITRSRRAGLLAALGITTGATVWLLGALFGLSALLQALPWLMSWLELLGGLMLILIGATGLRSWRAARRRGASSDATTAQQQAVGRDRTAAPAGTDAYLRGLATNLSNPKALVFFGAIFSPFLTSRIVSLQTAIVVGTLIVLTVVWFGLVALAASQRRLAPVIDRFRSGFDVIASCFFIAVGLGFVLTALVHLLG from the coding sequence ATGGAGCTCGCCCAGCTGCCGGGCCTGGCACTGATCTGGATGGTCGCCGTGGCCGCACCCGGTCCGGACATGGTCCTGGTACTCCAGCAGTCCATCACGCGCTCGCGCCGGGCCGGTCTGCTGGCGGCGCTCGGCATCACAACGGGGGCGACCGTCTGGCTGCTCGGCGCCCTGTTCGGGCTCTCCGCGCTGCTGCAGGCTCTGCCCTGGCTGATGAGCTGGCTCGAGCTGCTGGGCGGGCTCATGCTGATCCTCATCGGCGCCACCGGTCTGCGGTCCTGGCGGGCCGCGCGCCGACGCGGCGCCTCCTCGGACGCCACGACCGCGCAGCAGCAGGCTGTCGGACGGGACCGCACGGCCGCTCCTGCCGGAACGGATGCCTATCTGCGTGGCCTGGCCACCAACCTGTCGAACCCCAAGGCGCTCGTGTTCTTCGGGGCGATCTTCTCCCCGTTCCTCACCAGCAGGATCGTCAGCCTCCAGACGGCGATCGTGGTCGGGACCCTGATCGTGCTCACCGTCGTGTGGTTCGGGCTCGTGGCGCTGGCGGCCTCGCAGCGGCGACTCGCCCCGGTGATCGACCGCTTCCGCTCGGGCTTCGACGTGATCGCCAGCTGCTTCTTCATCGCCGTCGGCCTGGGCTTCGTCCTCACCGCGCTCGTGCACCTGCTCGGCTGA
- a CDS encoding ABC transporter permease subunit: MGRAGAAYTASQGGSASTDPSAPVRAGYLPITNATPLLIGHANGYYEEAGVPVQAPGLFRSWSSLAGESIAIPAWWSVHNVVVQQMLRGAGLTPIMRRTPSADEGTVQLLPMAPSDMLPALNNGVIGGYTVVDPFNAAAAAQSVGGIQRFLGDAWRDHVCCVVLQDAATSLWRLLCGLAIAAVWPVALNTASGVAPLDPLHVRVARTLGATRPEILRTVVLPSIRPFTMTGVRLALGIAWVVIVPAEMLGVSSGLGYEILNARDRLAYDEMLVVILLIGLIGIALDALAQWLLRERSRG, from the coding sequence ATGGGGCGCGCTGGTGCGGCCTACACGGCGTCGCAGGGCGGCAGCGCCTCGACAGATCCGTCGGCGCCCGTGCGCGCGGGATACCTGCCGATCACCAACGCCACCCCGCTGCTGATCGGGCACGCCAACGGCTACTACGAGGAGGCCGGCGTCCCGGTCCAGGCCCCGGGGCTGTTCCGCAGCTGGTCCTCGCTGGCCGGGGAGTCGATCGCGATCCCGGCCTGGTGGTCCGTGCACAACGTGGTCGTGCAGCAGATGCTGCGCGGCGCCGGGCTCACCCCGATCATGCGCCGCACCCCGTCGGCGGACGAGGGCACTGTGCAGCTGCTGCCCATGGCGCCCTCGGACATGCTCCCCGCCCTGAACAACGGGGTGATCGGCGGATACACGGTGGTCGATCCCTTCAACGCGGCCGCGGCGGCGCAGTCCGTCGGCGGGATCCAGCGCTTCCTGGGCGATGCATGGCGCGATCACGTGTGCTGCGTGGTGCTGCAGGACGCTGCCACGAGCCTGTGGCGGCTGCTGTGCGGACTGGCGATCGCGGCGGTCTGGCCAGTCGCGCTGAACACCGCCTCCGGCGTGGCCCCGCTGGATCCGCTGCATGTGCGAGTGGCCCGGACTCTGGGGGCCACCCGCCCGGAGATCCTGCGCACCGTGGTGCTGCCGAGCATCCGCCCCTTCACCATGACGGGCGTGCGCCTGGCGCTGGGCATCGCGTGGGTCGTGATCGTCCCGGCCGAGATGCTCGGCGTGTCCTCGGGACTCGGCTATGAGATCCTCAATGCTCGCGATCGCCTGGCCTACGACGAGATGCTCGTGGTCATCCTCCTCATCGGGCTGATCGGCATCGCGCTGGACGCCCTGGCGCAGTGGCTGCTGCGCGAGCGCTCGAGAGGCTGA
- the pgm gene encoding phosphoglucomutase (alpha-D-glucose-1,6-bisphosphate-dependent), translated as MTDRAGTVALPEDLVDLSELLEAYASRTPDLSDPGQRVAFGTSGHRGSSLKSSFNDAHIAAITQAIVEYRAQEGTTGPLFMGQDTHALSAVAQDTALQVLAANGVTVLLDSRDGYTPTPALSHAILTYNKDRERDLADGIVITPSHNPPADGGFKYNPTHGGPADTDATGWIADRANELLEGGNADVKRIPLEEARAAETTQSFDYLGSYVSALPEIIDLEAIKRAGVRIGADPMGSASVAYWKEIGERFGLDLTVVNPEVDPQWAFMTLDWDGKIRMDCSSPSAMASLIQQRDKYDIATGNDADSDRHGIVTPDAGLMNPNHYLAVAIDYLFAHRDGWREDAGIGKTLVSSSIIDRVAESLGRRLVEVPVGFKWFVPGLLDGSLGFGGEESAGASFLRKDGSVWTTDKDGIILALLAAEIIAVTGKTPSQRYAELTEQYGAPVYQRIDAPADREQKAALKKLSPEQVTAETLAGDPITAKLTEAPGNGAPIGGLKVTTDRAWFAARPSGTEDVYKIYAESFVDEEHLKLVQREAKALVDGVIG; from the coding sequence ATGACTGATCGCGCGGGCACCGTCGCCCTTCCCGAAGACCTCGTCGACCTCTCCGAGCTGCTCGAGGCCTACGCCTCGCGCACCCCGGATCTCTCGGATCCCGGCCAGCGGGTCGCCTTCGGCACCTCCGGGCACCGCGGGTCCTCCCTGAAGTCCTCGTTCAACGACGCCCACATCGCCGCCATCACGCAGGCCATCGTGGAGTACCGCGCGCAGGAGGGCACCACCGGTCCGCTGTTCATGGGCCAGGACACGCATGCGCTCTCCGCCGTGGCCCAGGACACCGCCCTGCAGGTGCTGGCCGCCAACGGCGTGACCGTCCTGCTGGACTCCCGCGACGGCTACACGCCCACCCCGGCGCTGTCGCACGCGATCCTGACCTACAACAAGGACCGCGAGCGCGATCTCGCCGACGGCATCGTGATCACCCCGTCGCACAACCCGCCGGCCGACGGCGGCTTCAAGTACAACCCCACCCACGGCGGCCCCGCCGACACCGACGCCACCGGCTGGATCGCCGATCGCGCCAATGAGCTGCTCGAGGGCGGCAACGCAGACGTCAAGCGCATTCCGCTCGAGGAGGCGCGTGCCGCGGAGACCACCCAGTCGTTCGACTACCTGGGCAGCTACGTCTCCGCGCTGCCGGAGATCATCGACCTCGAGGCCATCAAGCGCGCCGGCGTGCGCATCGGCGCGGACCCCATGGGCTCGGCCTCGGTCGCCTACTGGAAGGAGATCGGCGAGCGCTTCGGACTGGACCTCACCGTGGTCAATCCGGAGGTCGACCCCCAGTGGGCGTTCATGACCCTGGACTGGGACGGCAAGATCCGCATGGACTGCTCCTCCCCCAGCGCCATGGCCTCGCTCATCCAGCAGCGCGACAAGTACGACATCGCCACCGGCAACGACGCCGACTCCGACCGTCACGGCATCGTCACCCCGGACGCCGGGCTGATGAACCCCAATCACTACCTGGCCGTGGCGATCGACTACCTCTTCGCCCACCGCGACGGCTGGCGGGAGGACGCCGGGATCGGCAAGACGCTGGTCTCGTCGTCGATCATCGACCGCGTGGCCGAGTCGCTGGGCCGCCGCCTGGTGGAGGTCCCCGTGGGCTTCAAGTGGTTCGTTCCGGGCCTGCTCGACGGCTCCCTGGGCTTCGGCGGCGAGGAGTCCGCCGGTGCGTCGTTCCTGCGCAAGGACGGCTCCGTGTGGACCACCGACAAGGACGGGATCATCCTGGCGCTGCTGGCCGCGGAGATCATCGCGGTGACCGGCAAGACCCCGTCGCAGCGCTACGCCGAGCTCACCGAGCAGTACGGCGCACCGGTCTACCAGCGCATCGACGCACCCGCCGATCGCGAGCAGAAGGCGGCGCTGAAGAAGCTGTCGCCCGAGCAGGTCACCGCCGAGACCCTGGCCGGCGACCCCATCACGGCCAAGCTCACCGAGGCTCCCGGCAACGGCGCGCCCATCGGCGGGCTCAAGGTCACCACGGACCGCGCCTGGTTCGCCGCACGCCCGTCGGGCACCGAGGACGTCTACAAGATCTACGCCGAGTCCTTCGTGGACGAGGAGCACCTCAAGCTCGTGCAGCGCGAGGCCAAGGCGCTGGTCGACGGCGTGATCGGCTGA
- a CDS encoding ribokinase, whose product MTDRYPATDGDVVIIGSLNADLVVRTQRHPEPGETVQGGPLSTAPGGKSANQAVAAARLGARVRMVGAVGDDPHGQMLLESLEGHGVDTAHVASLSDTATGTAVITVSEDGENTIVISPGANGEVAPERITPELFDGVRTLALTFEIPAETVIAAARAAHDAGVTVVLNPSPFRQPEPELLERTDLLVVNAHEMAQLSGTEIPDDDSQWQRAGQRLAETTGVADAVVTLGPDGAVLMRTRDGRTQAQRVAGHRVQAVDTTGAGDSVTGTLAAALAAGTELPAAVELAMRVGAIATRSEGAQPSYPSRAQLDEL is encoded by the coding sequence ATGACCGACCGCTACCCCGCCACCGACGGCGACGTCGTCATCATCGGCTCGCTGAACGCCGATCTGGTGGTGCGCACCCAGCGCCATCCCGAGCCGGGCGAGACCGTCCAGGGCGGCCCGCTGAGCACGGCTCCCGGCGGCAAGTCGGCCAACCAGGCCGTCGCGGCGGCTCGGCTCGGCGCCCGTGTGCGGATGGTCGGCGCGGTGGGCGATGACCCCCACGGCCAGATGCTCCTGGAGTCGCTCGAGGGCCACGGCGTGGACACCGCCCACGTCGCATCCCTGTCAGACACCGCCACCGGCACCGCCGTCATCACCGTCTCCGAGGACGGCGAGAACACGATCGTCATCTCCCCCGGCGCCAACGGAGAGGTCGCCCCGGAGCGCATCACCCCGGAGCTCTTCGACGGTGTGCGCACGCTCGCGCTGACCTTCGAGATCCCGGCCGAGACCGTGATCGCCGCCGCCCGCGCAGCCCACGACGCCGGCGTGACGGTCGTGCTCAACCCCTCCCCCTTCCGCCAGCCCGAGCCCGAGCTGCTCGAGCGCACCGACCTGCTCGTGGTCAACGCCCACGAGATGGCGCAGCTCAGCGGCACCGAGATCCCCGACGACGACTCGCAGTGGCAGCGCGCCGGGCAGCGCCTGGCCGAGACCACCGGAGTGGCGGATGCCGTCGTGACCCTGGGCCCGGACGGCGCGGTCCTGATGCGCACCCGCGACGGGCGGACGCAGGCGCAGCGGGTCGCCGGTCATCGGGTGCAGGCGGTCGACACCACGGGCGCAGGCGACTCCGTGACGGGAACGCTGGCCGCGGCGCTGGCCGCCGGCACCGAGCTCCCGGCGGCCGTCGAGCTGGCCATGCGCGTGGGCGCGATCGCCACGCGCAGCGAGGGCGCGCAGCCGTCCTACCCGTCCCGGGCGCAGCTGGACGAGCTCTGA
- a CDS encoding nucleoside hydrolase, with product MTRRVIIDCDPGVDDALALMLAHGSSELDVTAVTVVGGNQTLEKVTRNALALTEAIGLDAPVAAGAADPLERQPQTAGHVHGDTGLGQLVLAEPQAQLSDEHAVDLIIRELRAAEPGTLTLIALGPLTNLALAAQKAPEVVERVREVVLMGGAIADGNITPAAEFNIAVDPEAARIVFAAGWPVTMVGLDVTHQAVATQDVERSFADLGTDAGQIAVDLISSYRAAYQDNQDFSDPPCHDPVAVAAVIRPELLTLRRAPIDIECSGELTTGMTVVDRRGPEDPDLLTAAATGLDVDGFWELVLEATARLQVREGALPEAQRRIPEMVETSDDGTQDTDDSHQPGAAR from the coding sequence ATGACTCGACGCGTGATCATCGACTGCGATCCGGGCGTGGATGACGCCCTGGCCCTCATGCTCGCCCACGGCAGCTCGGAGCTGGACGTGACCGCGGTGACCGTGGTGGGCGGCAACCAGACCCTCGAGAAGGTCACCCGCAACGCCCTGGCGCTGACGGAGGCCATCGGCCTGGACGCGCCGGTGGCAGCCGGGGCCGCGGACCCGCTCGAGCGCCAGCCGCAGACCGCCGGCCACGTGCACGGCGACACCGGCCTGGGACAGCTCGTACTGGCCGAGCCGCAGGCGCAGCTGTCGGACGAGCACGCGGTGGACCTCATCATCCGCGAGCTCCGGGCGGCCGAGCCGGGCACGCTGACGCTGATCGCCCTGGGCCCGCTGACGAACCTGGCGCTGGCGGCGCAGAAGGCCCCGGAGGTCGTCGAGCGCGTCCGCGAGGTCGTGCTCATGGGCGGGGCGATCGCCGACGGCAACATCACGCCCGCGGCCGAGTTCAACATCGCCGTGGATCCGGAGGCCGCGCGCATCGTCTTCGCCGCAGGCTGGCCGGTGACCATGGTGGGCCTGGACGTCACGCACCAGGCCGTGGCCACGCAGGACGTCGAACGATCGTTCGCGGATCTCGGCACCGACGCAGGACAGATCGCCGTGGACCTCATCTCCAGCTACCGGGCGGCCTATCAGGACAACCAGGACTTCTCGGATCCGCCCTGCCACGACCCCGTGGCCGTCGCCGCCGTGATCCGCCCCGAGCTGCTGACGCTGCGCCGCGCGCCGATCGACATCGAGTGCTCGGGCGAGCTGACCACCGGCATGACCGTCGTCGACCGGCGCGGCCCGGAGGACCCGGACCTGCTCACAGCCGCCGCCACGGGCCTGGACGTCGACGGCTTCTGGGAGCTCGTCCTGGAGGCCACGGCTCGGCTGCAGGTCCGCGAAGGCGCCCTGCCGGAAGCCCAGCGGCGCATCCCTGAGATGGTCGAGACCTCCGACGACGGAACGCAGGACACCGACGACAGCCACCAGCCAGGAGCCGCACGATGA
- a CDS encoding NAD(P)-binding oxidoreductase, producing the protein MSKIVILGGHGAVATIAGRKLVEAGHQVTSVIRSADQKTEIEAIGATPLVLDLQEASTEQLDAAIAGHDAVVWAAGAGGAGPETTFAVDRDAAQRSIDAAQRAGVKRYVMVSYQGSTLEHGLSEDHGFYPYVQAKAEADETLRRSDLDWTILGPGFLTDDEPTGTIGLGPLEEFGGDRESAGPNGERNISRSDVAQTIVDALNMTETVGKFIEYGRGDTPIREALAR; encoded by the coding sequence ATGTCGAAGATCGTCATCCTGGGCGGCCACGGAGCCGTCGCCACGATCGCCGGGCGCAAGCTGGTCGAGGCAGGGCACCAGGTCACCTCGGTGATCCGCTCCGCCGACCAGAAGACGGAGATCGAGGCCATCGGCGCCACGCCGCTCGTCCTCGACCTGCAGGAGGCGAGCACCGAGCAGCTCGATGCCGCGATCGCCGGCCACGACGCCGTCGTGTGGGCCGCCGGAGCAGGCGGGGCTGGCCCGGAGACCACGTTCGCCGTGGACCGCGATGCCGCCCAGCGCTCGATCGACGCCGCGCAGCGCGCAGGCGTCAAGCGCTACGTGATGGTCTCCTACCAGGGCTCCACGCTCGAGCACGGCCTGAGCGAGGACCACGGGTTCTACCCCTACGTTCAGGCCAAGGCCGAGGCGGATGAGACCCTGCGCCGCTCCGACCTGGACTGGACCATCCTGGGCCCCGGCTTCCTCACCGACGACGAGCCGACCGGCACGATCGGACTCGGCCCCCTCGAGGAGTTCGGCGGCGACCGCGAGTCCGCCGGACCGAACGGGGAGCGGAACATCTCCCGCAGCGACGTCGCCCAGACGATCGTCGACGCCCTGAACATGACGGAGACCGTCGGGAAGTTCATCGAGTACGGCCGCGGGGACACCCCCATCCGCGAGGCGCTCGCGCGCTGA
- a CDS encoding putative quinol monooxygenase, whose product MIFIVVKFPVKPEHSAQWPEISREFTEATRAEPGNRFFDWSRSVADTNEFVLVEGFDDDAAEAHVNSEHFKKMQQEFPQYLTATPQIISEQISADGWGEMGEIKVD is encoded by the coding sequence ATGATCTTCATCGTCGTGAAGTTCCCCGTGAAGCCCGAGCACTCGGCCCAGTGGCCGGAGATCTCCCGCGAGTTCACCGAGGCCACCCGCGCCGAGCCCGGCAACCGGTTCTTCGACTGGTCGCGCTCGGTGGCGGACACCAACGAGTTCGTCCTGGTCGAGGGCTTCGACGACGACGCCGCCGAGGCCCACGTGAACTCCGAGCACTTCAAGAAGATGCAGCAGGAGTTCCCGCAGTACCTCACCGCCACCCCGCAGATCATCTCGGAGCAGATCAGCGCCGACGGCTGGGGCGAGATGGGCGAGATCAAGGTCGACTGA